In Drosophila yakuba strain Tai18E2 chromosome 2R, Prin_Dyak_Tai18E2_2.1, whole genome shotgun sequence, a single genomic region encodes these proteins:
- the LOC6530965 gene encoding very long-chain specific acyl-CoA dehydrogenase, mitochondrial encodes MWRQTIQSTRFLAGNATICRQIATHSPKFGAESNRSKEKAAENESFMANIFRGSLVSSQVFPYPDVLTAEQKELTNSLIDPFERFFSDVNDAARNDANAKMDDATSTALWELGAFGIQVPADYGGLGLNNTQYGRLCAIVGINDLGLGITIGAHQSIGFKGILLYGTPEQKEKYLPKVAAEQVYAAFALTEPSSGSDAGSIRCRAVKSADGKHYVLNGSKIWISNGGIAEIMTVFAQTEQVDPKTGEKKDKVTAFIVERSFGGVTNGPPEKKMGIKASNTAEVYFEDVKIPVENVLGKEGDGFKVAMNILNNGRFGMGATLSGTMKKCIEQATEHANNRVQFGQKLKNYGSIQEKLAQMNILQYATESMAFTISQNMDAGSKDYHLEAAISKIYASESAWYVCDEAIQILGGMGYMVDTGLERVLRDLRIFRIFEGTNDILRLFIALTGIQYAGSHLKELQRAFKNPSANLGLIFKEASRRAASTVGLGGTDLSGHVVSELLPYAKKTAHCIDLFGQSVEELLLRYNKNIVNEQILLTRLANAAIDIYAMVVTQSRSSRAVSLNLPTAQHELNMTKALTIQASDRVIKNLQAATSSHHRSLNEKISTIAKTTLENGGVTTTGILDQN; translated from the coding sequence ATGTGGAGGCAGACGATCCAAAGTACCAGGTTCCTGGCAGGAAACGCCACAATCTGCAGGCAAATTGCGACCCACAGTCCCAAATTCGGTGCGGAAAGCAATCGCAGCAAGGAGAAGGCAGCTGAGAATGAGTCTTTTATGGCCAACATCTTCCGTGGGTCTCTGGTATCCAGCCAAGTGTTCCCCTATCCAGATGTCCTCACCGcggagcagaaggagctgaCCAACAGCCTGATTGATCCGTTCGAGCGGTTCTTCTCCGATGTCAATGATGCCGCCCGCAAcgatgccaatgccaaaatgGATGATGCCACTTCAACGGCTTTGTGGGAGCTCGGGGCCTTCGGAATCCAAGTGCCAGCTGACTACGGCGGCCTCGGTCTGAACAATACCCAGTACGGCCGTCTGTGCGCCATTGTGGGCATCAACGATCTGGGACTGGGCATCACGATTGGCGCCCATCAGAGCATTGGATTCAAGGGTATACTGCTGTACGGCACCCCGGAACAGAAGGAGAAGTACCTGCCCAAGGTGGCCGCCGAGCAAGTGTACGCTGCCTTTGCCCTTACGGAACCCAGTTCCGGATCTGATGCTGGATCCATTCGATGCCGTGCCGTAAAGAGCGCCGATGGCAAACACTACGTCCTAAATGGCTCGAAAATCTGGATTTCCAATGGTGGAATCGCCGAGATCATGACCGTTTTCGCACAGACCGAGCAGGTGGATCCGAAGACTGGCGAAAAGAAGGACAAGGTCACTGCCTTCATTGTGGAGCGATCTTTCGGTGGCGTTACCAATGGTCCACCCGAGAAGAAAATGGGCATCAAGGCATCGAACACGGCCGAAGTCTACTTTGAAGATGTCAAGATTCCAGTTGAGAATGTGCTCGGCAAGGAAGGAGACGGATTCAAGGTGGCCATGAACATATTGAACAACGGTCGCTTTGGAATGGGCGCTACGCTATCGGGAACAATGAAGAAATGCATTGAACAGGCCACAGAGCATGCCAATAATCGAGTTCAGTTTGgtcaaaaactaaagaactATGGATCCATTCAAGAGAAATTGGCCCAGATGAACATTCTGCAGTACGCCACGGAGTCTATGGCGTTCACCATTTCACAAAACATGGATGCCGGCAGCAAGGACTATCACTTGGAAGCCGCCATCTCGAAGATCTATGCCTCGGAGAGCGCGTGGTACGTTTGCGACGAGGCTATTCAGATTCTGGGCGGCATGGGATACATGGTGGATACTGGATTGGAACGAGTCCTGCGTGACTTGCGCATTTTCCGAATTTTCGAGGGCACCAACGACATTCTCCGGCTGTTCATTGCGCTGACTGGCATCCAATATGCTGGCTCCCACCTCAAGGAACTGCAGCGGGCGTTCAAGAATCCCTCGGCCAATTTGGGACTGATTTTCAAGGAGGCCTCCAGGCGGGCAGCCTCCACCGTCGGCTTGGGCGGCACCGATCTGAGTGGCCACGTAGTGAGTGAACTCTTGCCCTATGCCAAAAAGACGGCCCATTGTATTGATCTTTTTGGACAATCGGTGGAAGAACTATTGCTGcgatacaacaaaaatatagTTAACGAACAAATTTTGCTAACACGACTGGCCAATGCAGCCATTGATATATACGCGATGGTTGTGACGCAATCCCGATCATCTCGTGCAGTCAGTCTCAATCTGCCAACTGCACAACACGAGCTCAACATGACCAAGGCCCTCACAATTCAGGCGTCTGATCGAGTGATCAAGAATCTACAGGCTGCCACATCCAGTCACCATAGGTCTCTAAATGAGAAGATTTCGACCATCGCGAAAACTACTCTGGAAAATGGCGGTGTGACTACGACTGGAATCTTAGATCAAAActaa
- the LOC6530964 gene encoding endophilin-B1 isoform X1, producing MNINLPNFNVKNLVKEAGSTISRVVQLTEEKLGTTERTEYDLHFQNLAERADVTKTWTEKIVRDTESVLIPNPQNRVEDFIFEKIEKSKPKRLSNLEHLALDMIEAGGDFGQDLPYGQALIKVGQAEQKLGQCEHDFIATSGICFTQPLRKFLDGEMKTIGKERGILETKRLDLDACKNRVKKARSMLGQQSKDGISPEAVLEQAERDLRVAQAEFDRQSEITQLLLDGISTSQASHLRHLHAFIQTQVRYYKQCGDVMEQLQRELANLGGPTPYIPLDVNEASASKSNISSGAAARGPGNNHSANMVAPGHKPNQPMHVSTDQMQRARVLCSYDAKDHTELNLSANEVIFVTECSPVNEDYMYGKQGLMKGLVPRAFVEMLDEEHDVTL from the exons ATGAACATAAATCTGCCGAATTTCAATGTGAAGAACCTGGTGAAGGAGGCGGGCAGCACGATTTCACGAGTGGTGCAG CTCACGGAGGAGAAACTGGGCACCACGGAGCGCACCGAGTACGACTTGCACTTCCAGAATCTTGCCGAGCGGGCTGATGTGACCAAGACATGGACGGAGAAGATAGTGCGCGATACAGAGTCGGTGCTGATACCCAATCCCCAGAACCGGGTCGAAGACTTCATCTTCGAGAAGATCGAAAAGTCGAAGCCCAAAAGGTTGAGCAACCTAGAGCACCTGGCTCTGGACATGATCGAGGCTGGTGGCGATTTCGGGCAGGATCTACCCTATGGTCAGGCTCTGATCAAGGTCGGCCAGGCGGAACAGAAGCTAGGCCAGTGCGAGCACGACTTTATAGCCACCTCGGGCATTTGCTTCACACAGCCGTTGCGCAAGTTCTTAGACGGCGAAATGAAGACAATTGGCAAGGAGCGCGGCATCCTGGAGACCAAGCGTCTGGATCTGGATGCCTGCAAGAACAGGGTGAAGAAGGCGCGCAGCATGCTTGGTCAGCAATCG AAAGATGGCATCTCGCCAGAGGCCGTCTTGGAACAG GCGGAGCGCGACTTGCGGGTGGCTCAAGCCGAATTCGACAGGCAGTCGGAGATCAcccagctgctgctggacgGGATCAGCACATCGCAGGCCTCTCACTTGCGTCACTTGCACGCCTTCATCCAGACGCAAGTGCGCTACTACAAACAATGTGGCGATGTcatggagcagctgcagcgtgAGCTGGCCAA CTTGGGAGGCCCCACGCCATACATTCCGCTCGACGTGAACGAGGCCAGTGCCAGCAAGTCCAACATATCGTCCGGAGCCGCAGCCCGTGGTCCCGGCAACAATCACTCTGCCAATATGGTTGCCCCTGGCCACAAGCCCAATCAGCCCATGCACGTCAGCACGGATCAGATGCAGAGGGCACGCGTCCTTTGCTCCTACGACGCCAAGGATCACACCGAGCTTAATTTGAGCGCAAATGAG GTGATTTTCGTGACAGAATGCTCACCAGTAAACGAGGACTACATGTACGGCAAACAGGGTCTTATGAAAGGACTGGTGCCTCGCGCGTTTGTTGAAATGCTCGATGAAGAGCACGACGTCACTCTTTAA
- the LOC6530964 gene encoding endophilin-B1 isoform X4, producing the protein MRNDRSHYESEEIYTNKLGCAAEFKFKLYQQQYYLANISAKMNINLPNFNVKNLVKEAGSTISRVVQLTEEKLGTTERTEYDLHFQNLAERADVTKTWTEKIVRDTESVLIPNPQNRVEDFIFEKIEKSKPKRLSNLEHLALDMIEAGGDFGQDLPYGQALIKVGQAEQKLGQCEHDFIATSGICFTQPLRKFLDGEMKTIGKERGILETKRLDLDACKNRVKKARSMLGQQSAERDLRVAQAEFDRQSEITQLLLDGISTSQASHLRHLHAFIQTQVRYYKQCGDVMEQLQRELAKMQHPKPRLRINSEDVDCGPPSSVSMHSCDSDSLGGTALDSDLDPELDKSLSNLLEDFHIEFDTTAVSTV; encoded by the exons ATGAGAAACGATAGGTCACACTACGAGTCAGAggaaatatatacaaacaaaTTGGGCTGTGCAGcggaatttaaatttaaactttatcAGCAGCAGTATTATCTGGCGAACATCTCGGCAAAAATGAACATAAATCTGCCGAATTTCAATGTGAAGAACCTGGTGAAGGAGGCGGGCAGCACGATTTCACGAGTGGTGCAG CTCACGGAGGAGAAACTGGGCACCACGGAGCGCACCGAGTACGACTTGCACTTCCAGAATCTTGCCGAGCGGGCTGATGTGACCAAGACATGGACGGAGAAGATAGTGCGCGATACAGAGTCGGTGCTGATACCCAATCCCCAGAACCGGGTCGAAGACTTCATCTTCGAGAAGATCGAAAAGTCGAAGCCCAAAAGGTTGAGCAACCTAGAGCACCTGGCTCTGGACATGATCGAGGCTGGTGGCGATTTCGGGCAGGATCTACCCTATGGTCAGGCTCTGATCAAGGTCGGCCAGGCGGAACAGAAGCTAGGCCAGTGCGAGCACGACTTTATAGCCACCTCGGGCATTTGCTTCACACAGCCGTTGCGCAAGTTCTTAGACGGCGAAATGAAGACAATTGGCAAGGAGCGCGGCATCCTGGAGACCAAGCGTCTGGATCTGGATGCCTGCAAGAACAGGGTGAAGAAGGCGCGCAGCATGCTTGGTCAGCAATCG GCGGAGCGCGACTTGCGGGTGGCTCAAGCCGAATTCGACAGGCAGTCGGAGATCAcccagctgctgctggacgGGATCAGCACATCGCAGGCCTCTCACTTGCGTCACTTGCACGCCTTCATCCAGACGCAAGTGCGCTACTACAAACAATGTGGCGATGTcatggagcagctgcagcgtgAGCTGGCCAA AATGCAGCATCCCAAGCCACGCCTGCGCATCAATAGCGAAGACGTTGATTGTGGGCCTCCCAGCTCGGTGTCGATGCATTCCTGTGATTCCGATTCATTGGGGGGCACAGCCCTAGATAGCGATCTAGATCCCGAATTGGACAAGTCGCTTTCGAATCTGCTGGAAGACTTTCACATAGAGTTCGATACGACAGCCGTCTCCACAGTTTAG
- the LOC6530964 gene encoding endophilin-B1 isoform X6 — MRNDRSHYESEEIYTNKLGCAAEFKFKLYQQQYYLANISAKMNINLPNFNVKNLVKEAGSTISRVVQLTEEKLGTTERTEYDLHFQNLAERADVTKTWTEKIVRDTESVLIPNPQNRVEDFIFEKIEKSKPKRLSNLEHLALDMIEAGGDFGQDLPYGQALIKVGQAEQKLGQCEHDFIATSGICFTQPLRKFLDGEMKTIGKERGILETKRLDLDACKNRVKKARSMLGQQSAERDLRVAQAEFDRQSEITQLLLDGISTSQASHLRHLHAFIQTQVRYYKQCGDVMEQLQRELAKMQHPKPRLRINSEDVDCGPPSSVSMHSCDSDSLGGTALDSDLDPELDKSLSNLLEDFHIEFDTTAVSTVIFVTECSPVNEDYMYGKQGLMKGLVPRAFVEMLDEEHDVTL, encoded by the exons ATGAGAAACGATAGGTCACACTACGAGTCAGAggaaatatatacaaacaaaTTGGGCTGTGCAGcggaatttaaatttaaactttatcAGCAGCAGTATTATCTGGCGAACATCTCGGCAAAAATGAACATAAATCTGCCGAATTTCAATGTGAAGAACCTGGTGAAGGAGGCGGGCAGCACGATTTCACGAGTGGTGCAG CTCACGGAGGAGAAACTGGGCACCACGGAGCGCACCGAGTACGACTTGCACTTCCAGAATCTTGCCGAGCGGGCTGATGTGACCAAGACATGGACGGAGAAGATAGTGCGCGATACAGAGTCGGTGCTGATACCCAATCCCCAGAACCGGGTCGAAGACTTCATCTTCGAGAAGATCGAAAAGTCGAAGCCCAAAAGGTTGAGCAACCTAGAGCACCTGGCTCTGGACATGATCGAGGCTGGTGGCGATTTCGGGCAGGATCTACCCTATGGTCAGGCTCTGATCAAGGTCGGCCAGGCGGAACAGAAGCTAGGCCAGTGCGAGCACGACTTTATAGCCACCTCGGGCATTTGCTTCACACAGCCGTTGCGCAAGTTCTTAGACGGCGAAATGAAGACAATTGGCAAGGAGCGCGGCATCCTGGAGACCAAGCGTCTGGATCTGGATGCCTGCAAGAACAGGGTGAAGAAGGCGCGCAGCATGCTTGGTCAGCAATCG GCGGAGCGCGACTTGCGGGTGGCTCAAGCCGAATTCGACAGGCAGTCGGAGATCAcccagctgctgctggacgGGATCAGCACATCGCAGGCCTCTCACTTGCGTCACTTGCACGCCTTCATCCAGACGCAAGTGCGCTACTACAAACAATGTGGCGATGTcatggagcagctgcagcgtgAGCTGGCCAA AATGCAGCATCCCAAGCCACGCCTGCGCATCAATAGCGAAGACGTTGATTGTGGGCCTCCCAGCTCGGTGTCGATGCATTCCTGTGATTCCGATTCATTGGGGGGCACAGCCCTAGATAGCGATCTAGATCCCGAATTGGACAAGTCGCTTTCGAATCTGCTGGAAGACTTTCACATAGAGTTCGATACGACAGCCGTCTCCACA GTGATTTTCGTGACAGAATGCTCACCAGTAAACGAGGACTACATGTACGGCAAACAGGGTCTTATGAAAGGACTGGTGCCTCGCGCGTTTGTTGAAATGCTCGATGAAGAGCACGACGTCACTCTTTAA
- the LOC6530964 gene encoding endophilin-B1 isoform X2 gives MNINLPNFNVKNLVKEAGSTISRVVQLTEEKLGTTERTEYDLHFQNLAERADVTKTWTEKIVRDTESVLIPNPQNRVEDFIFEKIEKSKPKRLSNLEHLALDMIEAGGDFGQDLPYGQALIKVGQAEQKLGQCEHDFIATSGICFTQPLRKFLDGEMKTIGKERGILETKRLDLDACKNRVKKARSMLGQQSAERDLRVAQAEFDRQSEITQLLLDGISTSQASHLRHLHAFIQTQVRYYKQCGDVMEQLQRELANLGGPTPYIPLDVNEASASKSNISSGAAARGPGNNHSANMVAPGHKPNQPMHVSTDQMQRARVLCSYDAKDHTELNLSANEVIFVTECSPVNEDYMYGKQGLMKGLVPRAFVEMLDEEHDVTL, from the exons ATGAACATAAATCTGCCGAATTTCAATGTGAAGAACCTGGTGAAGGAGGCGGGCAGCACGATTTCACGAGTGGTGCAG CTCACGGAGGAGAAACTGGGCACCACGGAGCGCACCGAGTACGACTTGCACTTCCAGAATCTTGCCGAGCGGGCTGATGTGACCAAGACATGGACGGAGAAGATAGTGCGCGATACAGAGTCGGTGCTGATACCCAATCCCCAGAACCGGGTCGAAGACTTCATCTTCGAGAAGATCGAAAAGTCGAAGCCCAAAAGGTTGAGCAACCTAGAGCACCTGGCTCTGGACATGATCGAGGCTGGTGGCGATTTCGGGCAGGATCTACCCTATGGTCAGGCTCTGATCAAGGTCGGCCAGGCGGAACAGAAGCTAGGCCAGTGCGAGCACGACTTTATAGCCACCTCGGGCATTTGCTTCACACAGCCGTTGCGCAAGTTCTTAGACGGCGAAATGAAGACAATTGGCAAGGAGCGCGGCATCCTGGAGACCAAGCGTCTGGATCTGGATGCCTGCAAGAACAGGGTGAAGAAGGCGCGCAGCATGCTTGGTCAGCAATCG GCGGAGCGCGACTTGCGGGTGGCTCAAGCCGAATTCGACAGGCAGTCGGAGATCAcccagctgctgctggacgGGATCAGCACATCGCAGGCCTCTCACTTGCGTCACTTGCACGCCTTCATCCAGACGCAAGTGCGCTACTACAAACAATGTGGCGATGTcatggagcagctgcagcgtgAGCTGGCCAA CTTGGGAGGCCCCACGCCATACATTCCGCTCGACGTGAACGAGGCCAGTGCCAGCAAGTCCAACATATCGTCCGGAGCCGCAGCCCGTGGTCCCGGCAACAATCACTCTGCCAATATGGTTGCCCCTGGCCACAAGCCCAATCAGCCCATGCACGTCAGCACGGATCAGATGCAGAGGGCACGCGTCCTTTGCTCCTACGACGCCAAGGATCACACCGAGCTTAATTTGAGCGCAAATGAG GTGATTTTCGTGACAGAATGCTCACCAGTAAACGAGGACTACATGTACGGCAAACAGGGTCTTATGAAAGGACTGGTGCCTCGCGCGTTTGTTGAAATGCTCGATGAAGAGCACGACGTCACTCTTTAA
- the LOC6530964 gene encoding endophilin-B1 isoform X5, with translation MRNDRSHYESEEIYTNKLGCAAEFKFKLYQQQYYLANISAKMNINLPNFNVKNLVKEAGSTISRVVQLTEEKLGTTERTEYDLHFQNLAERADVTKTWTEKIVRDTESVLIPNPQNRVEDFIFEKIEKSKPKRLSNLEHLALDMIEAGGDFGQDLPYGQALIKVGQAEQKLGQCEHDFIATSGICFTQPLRKFLDGEMKTIGKERGILETKRLDLDACKNRVKKARSMLGQQSKDGISPEAVLEQAERDLRVAQAEFDRQSEITQLLLDGISTSQASHLRHLHAFIQTQVRYYKQCGDVMEQLQRELAKMQHPKPRLRINSEDVDCGPPSSVSMHSCDSDSLGGTALDSDLDPELDKSLSNLLEDFHIEFDTTAVSTVIFVTECSPVNEDYMYGKQGLMKGLVPRAFVEMLDEEHDVTL, from the exons ATGAGAAACGATAGGTCACACTACGAGTCAGAggaaatatatacaaacaaaTTGGGCTGTGCAGcggaatttaaatttaaactttatcAGCAGCAGTATTATCTGGCGAACATCTCGGCAAAAATGAACATAAATCTGCCGAATTTCAATGTGAAGAACCTGGTGAAGGAGGCGGGCAGCACGATTTCACGAGTGGTGCAG CTCACGGAGGAGAAACTGGGCACCACGGAGCGCACCGAGTACGACTTGCACTTCCAGAATCTTGCCGAGCGGGCTGATGTGACCAAGACATGGACGGAGAAGATAGTGCGCGATACAGAGTCGGTGCTGATACCCAATCCCCAGAACCGGGTCGAAGACTTCATCTTCGAGAAGATCGAAAAGTCGAAGCCCAAAAGGTTGAGCAACCTAGAGCACCTGGCTCTGGACATGATCGAGGCTGGTGGCGATTTCGGGCAGGATCTACCCTATGGTCAGGCTCTGATCAAGGTCGGCCAGGCGGAACAGAAGCTAGGCCAGTGCGAGCACGACTTTATAGCCACCTCGGGCATTTGCTTCACACAGCCGTTGCGCAAGTTCTTAGACGGCGAAATGAAGACAATTGGCAAGGAGCGCGGCATCCTGGAGACCAAGCGTCTGGATCTGGATGCCTGCAAGAACAGGGTGAAGAAGGCGCGCAGCATGCTTGGTCAGCAATCG AAAGATGGCATCTCGCCAGAGGCCGTCTTGGAACAG GCGGAGCGCGACTTGCGGGTGGCTCAAGCCGAATTCGACAGGCAGTCGGAGATCAcccagctgctgctggacgGGATCAGCACATCGCAGGCCTCTCACTTGCGTCACTTGCACGCCTTCATCCAGACGCAAGTGCGCTACTACAAACAATGTGGCGATGTcatggagcagctgcagcgtgAGCTGGCCAA AATGCAGCATCCCAAGCCACGCCTGCGCATCAATAGCGAAGACGTTGATTGTGGGCCTCCCAGCTCGGTGTCGATGCATTCCTGTGATTCCGATTCATTGGGGGGCACAGCCCTAGATAGCGATCTAGATCCCGAATTGGACAAGTCGCTTTCGAATCTGCTGGAAGACTTTCACATAGAGTTCGATACGACAGCCGTCTCCACA GTGATTTTCGTGACAGAATGCTCACCAGTAAACGAGGACTACATGTACGGCAAACAGGGTCTTATGAAAGGACTGGTGCCTCGCGCGTTTGTTGAAATGCTCGATGAAGAGCACGACGTCACTCTTTAA
- the LOC6530964 gene encoding endophilin-B1 isoform X3 — protein MRNDRSHYESEEIYTNKLGCAAEFKFKLYQQQYYLANISAKMNINLPNFNVKNLVKEAGSTISRVVQLTEEKLGTTERTEYDLHFQNLAERADVTKTWTEKIVRDTESVLIPNPQNRVEDFIFEKIEKSKPKRLSNLEHLALDMIEAGGDFGQDLPYGQALIKVGQAEQKLGQCEHDFIATSGICFTQPLRKFLDGEMKTIGKERGILETKRLDLDACKNRVKKARSMLGQQSKDGISPEAVLEQAERDLRVAQAEFDRQSEITQLLLDGISTSQASHLRHLHAFIQTQVRYYKQCGDVMEQLQRELAKMQHPKPRLRINSEDVDCGPPSSVSMHSCDSDSLGGTALDSDLDPELDKSLSNLLEDFHIEFDTTAVSTV, from the exons ATGAGAAACGATAGGTCACACTACGAGTCAGAggaaatatatacaaacaaaTTGGGCTGTGCAGcggaatttaaatttaaactttatcAGCAGCAGTATTATCTGGCGAACATCTCGGCAAAAATGAACATAAATCTGCCGAATTTCAATGTGAAGAACCTGGTGAAGGAGGCGGGCAGCACGATTTCACGAGTGGTGCAG CTCACGGAGGAGAAACTGGGCACCACGGAGCGCACCGAGTACGACTTGCACTTCCAGAATCTTGCCGAGCGGGCTGATGTGACCAAGACATGGACGGAGAAGATAGTGCGCGATACAGAGTCGGTGCTGATACCCAATCCCCAGAACCGGGTCGAAGACTTCATCTTCGAGAAGATCGAAAAGTCGAAGCCCAAAAGGTTGAGCAACCTAGAGCACCTGGCTCTGGACATGATCGAGGCTGGTGGCGATTTCGGGCAGGATCTACCCTATGGTCAGGCTCTGATCAAGGTCGGCCAGGCGGAACAGAAGCTAGGCCAGTGCGAGCACGACTTTATAGCCACCTCGGGCATTTGCTTCACACAGCCGTTGCGCAAGTTCTTAGACGGCGAAATGAAGACAATTGGCAAGGAGCGCGGCATCCTGGAGACCAAGCGTCTGGATCTGGATGCCTGCAAGAACAGGGTGAAGAAGGCGCGCAGCATGCTTGGTCAGCAATCG AAAGATGGCATCTCGCCAGAGGCCGTCTTGGAACAG GCGGAGCGCGACTTGCGGGTGGCTCAAGCCGAATTCGACAGGCAGTCGGAGATCAcccagctgctgctggacgGGATCAGCACATCGCAGGCCTCTCACTTGCGTCACTTGCACGCCTTCATCCAGACGCAAGTGCGCTACTACAAACAATGTGGCGATGTcatggagcagctgcagcgtgAGCTGGCCAA AATGCAGCATCCCAAGCCACGCCTGCGCATCAATAGCGAAGACGTTGATTGTGGGCCTCCCAGCTCGGTGTCGATGCATTCCTGTGATTCCGATTCATTGGGGGGCACAGCCCTAGATAGCGATCTAGATCCCGAATTGGACAAGTCGCTTTCGAATCTGCTGGAAGACTTTCACATAGAGTTCGATACGACAGCCGTCTCCACAGTTTAG